The following DNA comes from Anopheles arabiensis isolate DONGOLA chromosome 3, AaraD3, whole genome shotgun sequence.
TCGCGGCGGAAAGCTTGCCAAAACGACTGTCACCTAAGGCTGTATCGATGTTCAATCGGCCAGATTTAGCTGGCCGATTAATCATCAAAATAGGCCGGcttataaaagaaaaaaaaactgtacgcAAATGAGTAAACGTAGTATCAAACATCAACAACTACACGCCCATTGCTGGGGGAGTGGGGAGACGGACAAAGTCGATCGAGTTTCCCCCAAAGGTTCCATAGGCCCTCCCCTCGCTTGgagcaacatttttccaagGATCTATACATCAACGAGAGCAGCGAGGTTACTGCGTGTGTTTCTCTTTTCAGTGCTCCTGTGCGCGGAGTTGGAGTTGCTTCAGAACTGTAGTATCTGATTGATCCAATCCCGGAACTCCGATATCCTGGTGTAAACACCGGGCTGGTTTGGCTCGGCACAGCCAATGCCCCAGGAGATGACACCTGCGAGCAGGAATCGCTTGTCCGTACGTTGAATTACCATCGGACCACCGGAATCACCTGTGAGGAAATAGGAAAAACGTTTGCATGAGACTTTGGAGGTGACATCTTCACTAACTTTGAGTTGTTCTTACCTTCACAGGAGTCATAGCCACCCTTCTTCCAGCCAGCGCAGATGAAGATGTGCGGAATGTGCTCGATGTAACCGGCACTCCTGTACATCGTCTCGCAGATCTTATTCTCGATCACCGGCACGGTCACCTCCTGCAGCACGCTTGGCAGTGGTCCATCTACAGAAAAGCAAGAACACAAGAGCAATTAAACTGTTGGCTTTCTGTATCTCatcgataaaaaaaagctccaactcACCTTCATACAGACGACCCCACCCGGTAACGAATGCTGTTCTGCCGATGAAGTTCTCATCATTTTCCGGCACACAGACGGGTATGATGTTGGGCTGGAAGACAACTGGCTCGTagaatctaaaaaaaaaaacgatcaaaagTTGGGTGTTAACGGCGCGCTCTTATTATCGCTCGATCTCGACCTCTAGCTTTCTCTCCTACCTCAAAAGTGCCAGATCATACTCGAACGTTCGCGGATCGAACTGTGGATGAGAGGCCACAATCTGGACGCGGCGTTCCTGGTAGCCGTACGGTTCTTCCTCCAATGCCAGATCGTACTCGCCTAACCGCAGCAACAGATCCGACGGCGGAACACTATTCAGGGTGGCGAATATTGTTTGAGTTAAAGTGATACGGATCTTCGGTACGCCTGGTACTTACTTGTCAACACAATGCGCCGCGGTGATGGCCCAGTTTTCGTTCAACAGTGCCGCACCGCACTTGTGCAGGTAGGTGGACGTTCGCCACTGACGCAGCGATATTTGCCAGGGCCACCGGCCGAACGCTGCCTTCGTGCCGCCGACGATACGCGGCTCGGGGAACATCCTTTTGCCGCACACTGCAAGATGAACGATAAGAACAGTTTACACACGATAAATACCTTCAAATAGCGCGTGGAGGAGGAGAAATCGGCATTGCGATAGAGACGCGCAGCAAGATAAGCAAAGGCAAATCAGCATCCATCTTCGTGCAGCGATGCGTGCATTAATGAGCCTTtgcgtggtgtgtgtggggggacACAGAACGGATGAATGGAATCGTAATTATGCTGccataaaaattgtaaatgaTCCTCTTCGACCCAATCAGATCCGTACGATCTTGATGGGTGTGCGTGGTTTGTGTAGCGCGCGGTGCTAACACACTCGCCGGCGACGCACTCGGGGTCGGCGGGCAGCTGACTGTGGGAACCAGTTTTTCGCACAGCTTCTTCTTATCGGTGCAATGTCCAAGCCACTGATCGGTGAGGTTGCAATGGCAAGATTAATTTTTACCGATCGGAAAGGGTCACTTGGAGCGAACGAATGGGCAAACCGTAGCGAGGACGACAGCGTGCATAATATGTAATGAAATGTTCGCTCCGCACGAGAGGAAGAGCCGCGATGCGCGATTATCATTAGACGCGAAAGAGTGGTTGGTGTGCAGAGGATAAGCAGTGCATGCACTCCTCGACACTTACTCGGGACTGTTGCGAAACCAGAATCGTACATGTAATTCGCTGTCAACGAGAGTTTTATATTTCCACGGTGTTGTACAGCAATTCGCAGCGGACATCTAGCAGCTGTGGCGGCATCCAGGACGCATTAATTGAATGTTGAAGCCTGGAGTTTTGAGTTATGATAAATGATTCACCGTGCGCGAAGCAATTCATCTTGCGCTGGGATGAATCTATCAACACGGTAGAAATGGTGGAATGGCGTGAAAATGTTGCTTATAATAGGATTGCGCCTAAGGTACAAAGGGGCTCAAAGTGACCTCTCAAAACGGAATAATTCTTATTGTGCTTTAGCAGCAAGAATACAATGTCAACAAAGCTTCCGTTTTGGATCACTTCACAATACATTGTAAACATGTGTAAGCTATCAATTAAAATCGTTTGTAAACTGCTGTCAATCCCAATAGGGGGAGGAACCCAACCATCAAGATGTCAGCGAACTGAGCTCCATTCTGCTCGTAGGCTAAACCGTACAACAGTGTCAGTAACCGAACGGACGATCACATTGCATGTTCGCATGCCCGCAGCACGACACAATGCTCCTCGCGGTAACAATTAATTACATAATGTTAACAAGCAAGCGATAAGCCACCGGGGCGGCCCCACCACCCTGTACATTCCTGTGCAGCTCCTGCGCTAAATTCCGTTCACAACCGATCGCGATGCGGTGCGCAATCCCAAAACAGGAGTGCGCAACCCGCGTTGGTGATCCTCGATGGCGACaaaaagccaaaccacacacacacacatctttcTGGCCCGGTTCTGGTGTTTAAAGTGTGAACACGGGCGAAAGGAAAGAAGACAACAactgaaacaacaacaacaaaaaaaccggatAACAAACGACCTGTGAATGCCCtccggacgacgacgacgacgaaggaGGTGCCCTCGTGGAAGGATCACGCAAGAGTGTGCAACTGTCAAAGTCAAGGTGCCGGTACTGAGCGGTCCCCAGGCCGGCCAACACGCCGAGCTTGAACATAAATCAACATTacccgtatgtgtgtgtgatagtaATGATACCATTaagtaaatataaataatttattttattcaagcCCGAAAAACCAGTAAATCAGGTGTCGGGGAGGGACACGCACGTTCTGACGCTTTGCTCCGGTATGGTCATGGCTGTCCGGTACGAGCTCTCCTTTGGGCTCAGGATCACACTCTTGGATGGGTTGTATTTGTGCTCTTGCGAATGCTCGCACGTCAATGCTCGATAATATTTCATACCAATGGTTGAGGTGTGCAATGGCCTCAAAGCCAAAGGGATTGAATTTAGTGTCCCGTTCGTACCCACAGTGATGGGCTTATTATTGAGCCTGCCTTCGATTGGGAAGGCACATCAGTACAGCATCTTAATGGAGACAAGACGATCTTCACCCCAAAAAGGTACCCTGTAGTGAGCTGTAAAATCTGCCTTCATATTGCAAAAATTGATTCCCACAGTCGTAAAGGATGTTTGCCAAAATGCGCTCCACCTGAGCAGACCCTAACAGCGGGAGGTACCTTAAATACATAAAGCTAATTTATCAGACTATCAATCATTTCGGTGCAAACCATTGTGCCGTTCCGCCTGCGAATGGTCGAAGGTAAATAGAGTCTACCTGTCGATAGCGATCAGTGTAATCGATTTCGAAACAGGTCGTGCTCAGCTCGGTCTCCCGGCCTCGCGTGTGCCTTCGGGGTCGCCCAAAAGGTGCTGCTCGCAAATCTTCAGTATGAGGTATTGTTTAccttccgttttttttaccGCGCTCTGAATGTTGAAACATGCACAAGAAGCGAGAGAACAAAAATTCGCAATCCCTTGCCAAGCTCCAAGGAAGAATTCCTGCACGAAGATGCCACACAATCAGGGAACGGTGGAAGATCCGATCGCGCCTTGCTTGTGCAATTCCAGCACTGGAACGAGTTGGATTCACCCGGCCTCGGTTTGCATTAGGCAATAGGGACATCCGATCTCCCACCGCAAAGGTGAATCAGTCCGGGAGATACTGCCTGGATCGGGGTGGTAATGACAAAACCGAACCCGAGTCCGAAGACGGACGCGAGCATTGTTGCTCGTTCTGCTCGGGATGAGCCCGGGGGATACCGAACCTTCGTGACTTGTGGTGTGGCGTGCGGGCGAAGCATTGAACTTGCTTTCAAggttaaaattgttttgtgttattatcaattatttatgttatatttttatgacCCTCTACGCCAACGAATGACGCCCGAAGggcgtgtcggtgtgtgtttgtgtttgtgctcgGGAAAAAGAGTGAGAATCAGCAATAAGCACATTCGTAGCAAAATATAACTGCCCACAAGCTGATGAGCGGTCTGAAGACGCAATCACCCCGTAATGGGACATAACGCGGTTGCTTCCTTCCGCGTGAGATGAGATAATTTTAAACGCACCACAGAACGGCACCCTGATCGGGGCATTTTGGTTGGCAAGTTGGCGATTGCGTGTGCGATAcggctcccccccccccccgtatGGCCTCCTATGTCAAAGGTGTACTCACCCGATCGGTAATCGATCCCCTCGAGCGTCGGCAGTGTTGAGGTGGTCAGGAAATCGGGCGCCAGCGTAACACCGTCCGTGGTGACGTTGGCAAGCATCGCCAGGGTGGTCGTTGTCGGAAGCGCCGTCTGATTGCTGGCCGGCTGCTCGGGGAACTTGATGGGCATGCCGGTCGTCGACGTGCCCTGGGTCGTTGTTGGGCCACGGTCAGATGTCACCGGTGCTGATGTTGGTGTCGTCACGTTGTTGGACGTTGACATCGTTGATGGGGATGAGCTCGAGGTGGACGTGGTGGAGATCGAAACCGGTGACAAGGTTGAGGCTGTCATCGTGCTGGGCACGAGCGAGGTCGAGGACACTGTGcttgggctgctgctgctgctgctgctactactactgctgggAGCTGCCGAGGTGGAGCTTGCCGTGGAGGAAGATGTCACCGGGGTGGtgctttcgttcgtttgcttgTGCTGGGTAGCGTCGGTAGCGTTCTCGATCGAGGCCGTCGTTGCATCAGTCGTTTCTTCACTTTCATCCGTACCTTCCTCTCCTTCCTctccttcttcctcttcttcttcctcgctGGAGCCTTCTTCGCTGCCGCTACCGGATTCTTCCTCACCGCTGCCTTCGGTAGCGCTCTCGATCGACTCCTCAGCGGCAGTCGTCGTCTCACGGAGCACGAGCATGGTTTCCGTGGTGGACGACACGTCGACGGCCGGCGGTCGTTTCGAAGACGACCAAGCGTCCGTCGTGGAGGATGTGCCTGTTTGATGATAGCAAATGAGCAGTTATTAAAGGGCCCCCACATATAACCGAAGGTAAATAAACCGCAGTCATGTTTTGCGAAGCATTGACGGGatccgtagcaaaacaaatgtcCTGCGAAGCGATGTAACAAGCGATGATCCAAATGGACGGTGCATTAAATGTGATTTTAGTATGAATTTTTGCCgtaaaaaatacgaaaaaccACTCTTGGGTTTGAAATTGGAAACGCCAGACAAAAAGAATGATGATTAGCAAAAGGTAAACGACACAGGCTAATAGTGCCATTAGTACCATCTCTCATCGCAGTTTAAGCTTGCGTACATGCCGCGGGAATTATGTTATTAATCGCAGCATTTACGCGGAACTTGCCATTGGATCTGCCACGGCACGGATGCTGCGCCGTATCGTTTTATCTCGCATTCGCATGGTGCAGTTAGTGAGGGAAATGTGCAGTCTTTAAAGTCACCAAATGAATGAAgttagtgtgtatgtgcgtgtgtgtttgtgagggcagattattttaaaaagccATGCAATTTACCAGATTCCTCGCTAGACGCTGATGATGTCTGTTCGGATACGCTCGTAAACATATCACTGGTCGTTAAGGTCGGTGCGGCGGAGGATGTAAAATGAGTCGAAGTAACAGCGGCGACAGGAATCTCGGTCGTTCTCGGCGAGGAGGATACGATCGTCGTGGACAATGTCGTCTCAACCGATTCGTTAATCGCTTCTACCGCCTCGCTACCGGGTTTGGCGGGTGATTGAGTGATCTGTGACTGGGCGGTGGTGGACGACACTGGTCCATGTCTGGTTACGATCGTCGTACTGTCAGTGGTTGTCGGTGGAACGATCGATGAGTGACGCACCGTGGTGCTCGTTCGCTCGTACGGTGGGAGAGTACTCGATTTGACCTGTTCGGTCGTACTGCTGCTTGCAACCGAACTCTCCGTGGTCTTCGACTGCGCTTCCAACGATTGATCGGGTGAGCGAGAGGTGGACGTTACTTGCGAATGTACCGAAAGATCGTCCGGCAGCAGGAGAATGTTTGGAGCGGGTTCCTCCTCCGGGACCGTGTTGTACACGTAGGCCGCCTCCGGTAGAAGCGACTCGATCGGTAGCTTAGTGTCCTGCGCGAAGGACACCTCGACCGATGCGGGCGGTGTGTGAGTGGAGGATGATGGTTCATGCTGGTTAGTTTGATTACTAGCAACGACCTCTTCCGGGGTTAGTGTCTGTATGAGTATCCAGCTGTTGGAAGTGGTCGGTCCTGCAgatgcatgatgatgatgggcatGAAGTTGGGGGCGCATGAGAGCATATGTATGTGAGAAGCGGTACGATCGGGACTGTACTTACCTTGATTCGAGCTAGGACGCTCGGTCGGTGTGTCTTCCAGGATGCTAGTCCATGTTACCAGCCCAGGCCGGGAAAGGGAGGCGAGATCCTCAGAATCTCCAAGGTTGATCGGAGCCTCCGGACCCTTTATGGTGGAAGATTGCACTGACGGTTCGGATTGGGTGGATCTTGTAGTGGAAGAGGCCGGTGTTGGAGTTGGTGTCGGTGTGGTTGGTTGTGTTACTTTAACCGTGGTCGAAGGATAGGTCGGTTTACTCGTACTGCTTGAGGGAACAGCACTACTCGATGTAGCTTCCGAGCTCGAAGAATGCGTCTCAACTAAATGGTCTAGCGATGTGGCCGGCACAGTGGCGACTTGGGATGTTGGTTTGGGGCGCGGACGAGGCGCTCGTGTCGTTTCCGAGCTTGTCGTGGCCGGTACAGTCGTTTTGGTAGTCGTCGTGGTAGTAGTTGTAGGCCGTCTTCGGTTCGTGGTCGGTTTGGTTAAAGGTACCAGCGAAGGAGACGTTGTTGGTCGTCGGGAATACGTGACAGAGGGAGTCGTTGATTCGGGTTTCGGAGTGGACTGCGTCGTCGCTGGTCGTCTCGACGCAATGGTCGTCTGTGTCTGGGAAGCGGCAATCGAACTGGGCGGCTTGCGAGATGCAATCGTTGACGAAGTCGTTGGATGTCTCGTGTTCTGTCCAGAGACTTTCCTAGTCGTAGATGGTGGAGTCGTCGTTGGCGCTTCGGTCGTAGTCGTTAGTGGTTGCGCAGGTCGTCTGTTAGGTGGACGTACCGTTGAGGTTTTGTTAGTCGTAGGACGACGTGTTTTGTAAGGTTTGTAAGTGGTTGTTCGGGTCGTAGAAACACGATTATCCTGCGTTGCTAAACTGGGGCTGGGACGTGCTGAAGGCCGTTTGTTCGATGTTGGCGATGAACTTCCGGCAGGGTTTTTACTGCTCTGCACGTACTGGAACGTTGTGAACTCCTGGTACTCAGTCGTCGTCTGCAGATCATCCTTCTGTTGAACCTTCTGGGGAGCTTTCGTCGTTCGTACGGTGGTGGATGTCGTTCGTCGATTGTTCTTGGAGGTCGTTCGTCGCGTGGTCGTGGATGTGCTGAGCAGCTCGTACTTCGTCCCATTGCCAGGTGCCGTTGTTGGCAGGCGGGTTTCCGTGAGCGGTGGCTTTCGGTGCGTGTTCACCGATGGTGGAAAGTGCTGGAAGTTACCGACCGAGTTGTGATCGATGCTGTTATCCGTAATGTCGGGATCAAACAGTAACCGATCGTCCTGGGAGAAGAAGAGATACGGTAATCACAAAAGGCATAGTGTTAAGAGAAATGGAGAGAGTTAAAGCGTACTTACATTGACCTGACAGCAAGATCCGAAGAAAATTTTGTCTATACACACGCCCAAATGTGTGCCATTGGCCTTAAAGCAATCGATAGCGAACATGCAAATTCCTTCCTCACCAGTGTTTCGTACCACGCAGGGAAGATGCCGAAGGTTTCTGCTAGCTTGAActggagaaagagagaagatgTAGGTTACAGATAAAGCGATTAGTACGGGTATGTGATGCGTGCTTATGGTTTGGTTATATATATCCAGAgcgacaaacaaacatttacaGCGAACAGCTCAACAGCTCCATGAATTAAGTGCCATTCTAAAGCACTCTCTATCGCTCTATCTCAAAATGTCCAAAACCTAGTTTCTAAGCATGCTGCCCGTTTAACGCTGTGCATCTAACGCGACCAACATTTCAGCTCACGTGTACCGGACTAGGTCaatgtgttatttttacaGCATCATATCGCACGTAAGCATCTTGCTCGCCGCAGTCAGCACCTGCAAAAACGCCAAAATTCCATTTGCAtacactcgctctctctgttgCTCTCAACAATCCGATAAGCGCCAGACCAGCGTTAGAAATGCTCTTTTGAACGAATGCCTGGAACACCAAGGTGTAGCGTGCGCTCATGAATTACTGAAACGTCCCGAGTAGGACACGCTTCTCCGGGAAATGGTCGGATGCTGGAtggaatttaaaatgaaaccaTTCCTTTCGTTTGCCCATAGCCACAGCTGCGCTGCCGCTGTCCTCTCTTTGCTGGGTTGAGCACGATGCGGGCGTCGTTGGCTTGGATGCTCCAAAACGGGAGCTCCCTCGAAAGTGGGTCAGCCCGGGTATCGTTTACCTCGATTTATGGTTCTTATACAATTGCCCCTTTGTTGGGTTGCCGGATGATTGCTCTCTGTGCTGGGGGAAGGTGCTTAAAACTGCACCACCGAATGCGCCGCCGCCCGGTGTGAAGGAAGTGGAGTTTTACTTTCTTTGGTCGTTGAAAGCATTGCTTGGGCTGAGATTGAGGTGTCATTTGGCTACAACGATGCTTTGTAACGAGATTACTTTCTTTTCTGCTGACTGAAGCGGATTCCTGAAAAGCCTGATTACCGTGGTTGTCAATGATTCATGTTCCTACGTTTGCTTTCTTTAAATGTGAAATGTGATTGTTTGTCTTGCGGGCGATGAAGTGTGTGTCTGGTTGCGGGAAGCTTCCTCACATACACGCGTTATGCATGCATCTTAATGTTTCGATCAGACACTCAAAGCAGTTATGAAAGTTGTCAGCAGAGGCGTAACGTTATCGCGATCGCACCCGGTGACACCACACGGAACACGGAACACCAGATCAAGTTTGATGAACTAACACAACTTTGGGGTGAACCCACGGAAAACAATGCACGATTGCTTCCGAGCCGGAACTGGTCTGAGCACCTCTGTGAAACGTTCCAAATCCAGCCAAGATCCAACCATCCAGATGTTTTCCCATCGTTGTCACTTAACGGCATAGCTATCGGAGCGAGGTCATCCTACCCTCACGCAGAACGAGAGTCAGTTGAGTGTCCAGCTGTCAGCGCTCGTTATTACGCCGGCAGAAGAATAGTGCCTCCGGGGGGGTTTTGGTAGAACCCTGTTTGGCGGGAGTTTTGTGCAAAAACCCGCTCCCACCACAATGGGTTAAATTAACTCTGTTTATTTTCATTGCCTAGCCGAGCGTCGGAAGGCAGGTCGACCGTGTTCTCCGGTCGTGTCCCTTCACGTTCCAGTCTAGAAACTTGGGCTCGAGAACTCGTAACCAGGGGGatgagaaagagggagagaggaaaCGGAGAGCTTGGGTTTGCATAACCGAAACCCGTTTGTGTAAACCTGCAAACGGAACGGGTGTTCATGCGACCAACATGCGACCGACAACTGGCATGCATCGGAATCGGCATGGCAATGGCCCCTGGACACATGGGAGACATGATCGCGggaaaaacagcagcagttcgGTCTGGTTGTATGATCTCTTTTGTGTCATTTCAGTTCCTTTTGCCCCTGCACGAAGCAAGTTCAAAGTCAAGTTCAAGACGTGCCGTTGGCAATCGTGCTCTGGCCGGTAGAATCGTCTAGTCTCTGAAGGGGCGCTGAGGATATTGGTAGAGTTGTGTGCGATAATCACTTGCCTTCTTGGCCGTCGGTAAAGAACCTTGAAGTGGTTGAAGTtatcaaataacaaataatgaGGGGTTATAAAAGcatgattatttatttcgtcCTATAAAGGCTGACTTGACAAGCTTTAAAAAGGAACTGTCTTCATtagcttgtttgttttctttttttatgttgagAAGAGCGCAGAGTTTGAAAACGATTCAAGCTTTCTTCATCAAAAACTATGTTCTggtttgcatttattttatcaCCGTGGTCCCATTATTCTtcttgaaaaataaacaaccagCTGAACGCGACATAAAACTTTCTGCGCTCCCCTGGGATAGCCGGTATTGCTTACATTTTAGTGCTCATACTTCAACGTCCTTGTGCTTCCCATGTGACCCATAGCCGCCTACGCCATCACTTTCCACACACAGCGTTTCGGTCAACAAAACCCCCATTTGGGTGGAATGTTGGGCCCGTTTACTTGCGCTTTCGAATTGAGCCGCATGACTCACGCGTGTGCCATTCCATCCATCACCCTCGGGTGCCATTGCGGGTCGCTTCCCGCCTGCCCGAGTGACACTTTCTCCCGAGGCAATGGACACAAAATGTGTGAACATAATCCGCGGTGCGTCACCCGGCGCGGGAATCCGGTTTGGCTGGCATGTTTTTGGCAACCGAGTAGCTTTGCTGCTGCAATTTCGGACATGACAAATATCAACCCCGTCCAAGGGGCTGAACGATTTCAGGTTCACGAATTTCAAGCTAACCTGTGAATGAAAGTGAACGCCAGCGAGCAGAGGGTTTGAGCTTTGGGTTGGACCGGCCACGGCGTAGGTGTTGCCA
Coding sequences within:
- the LOC120902197 gene encoding mucin-5AC isoform X1; the protein is MSSVDLRRGTVRWSSHQRSAAQFATSLTLLLGSLLSSAYSSPGFPFTSFQASRNLRHLPCVVRNTGEEGICMFAIDCFKANGTHLGVCIDKIFFGSCCQVNDDRLLFDPDITDNSIDHNSVGNFQHFPPSVNTHRKPPLTETRLPTTAPGNGTKYELLSTSTTTRRTTSKNNRRTTSTTVRTTKAPQKVQQKDDLQTTTEYQEFTTFQYVQSSKNPAGSSSPTSNKRPSARPSPSLATQDNRVSTTRTTTYKPYKTRRPTTNKTSTVRPPNRRPAQPLTTTTEAPTTTPPSTTRKVSGQNTRHPTTSSTIASRKPPSSIAASQTQTTIASRRPATTQSTPKPESTTPSVTYSRRPTTSPSLVPLTKPTTNRRRPTTTTTTTTKTTVPATTSSETTRAPRPRPKPTSQVATVPATSLDHLVETHSSSSEATSSSAVPSSSTSKPTYPSTTVKVTQPTTPTPTPTPASSTTRSTQSEPSVQSSTIKGPEAPINLGDSEDLASLSRPGLVTWTSILEDTPTERPSSNQGPTTSNSWILIQTLTPEEVVASNQTNQHEPSSSTHTPPASVEVSFAQDTKLPIESLLPEAAYVYNTVPEEEPAPNILLLPDDLSVHSQVTSTSRSPDQSLEAQSKTTESSVASSSTTEQVKSSTLPPYERTSTTVRHSSIVPPTTTDSTTIVTRHGPVSSTTAQSQITQSPAKPGSEAVEAINESVETTLSTTIVSSSPRTTEIPVAAVTSTHFTSSAAPTLTTSDMFTSVSEQTSSASSEESGTSSTTDAWSSSKRPPAVDVSSTTETMLVLRETTTAAEESIESATEGSGEEESGSGSEEGSSEEEEEEEGEEGEEGTDESEETTDATTASIENATDATQHKQTNESTTPVTSSSTASSTSAAPSSSSSSSSSSSPSTVSSTSLVPSTMTASTLSPVSISTTSTSSSSPSTMSTSNNVTTPTSAPVTSDRGPTTTQGTSTTGMPIKFPEQPASNQTALPTTTTLAMLANVTTDGVTLAPDFLTTSTLPTLEGIDYRSVCGKRMFPEPRIVGGTKAAFGRWPWQISLRQWRTSTYLHKCGAALLNENWAITAAHCVDNVPPSDLLLRLGEYDLALEEEPYGYQERRVQIVASHPQFDPRTFEYDLALLRFYEPVVFQPNIIPVCVPENDENFIGRTAFVTGWGRLYEDGPLPSVLQEVTVPVIENKICETMYRSAGYIEHIPHIFICAGWKKGGYDSCEGDSGGPMVIQRTDKRFLLAGVISWGIGCAEPNQPGVYTRISEFRDWINQILQF
- the LOC120902197 gene encoding serine proteinase stubble isoform X2, translated to MSSVDLRRGTVRWSSHQRSAAQFATSLTLLLGSLLSSAYSSPGFPFTSFQASRNLRHLPCVVRNTGEEGICMFAIDCFKANGTHLGVCIDKIFFGSCCQVNDDRLLFDPDITDNSIDHNSVGNFQHFPPSVNTHRKPPLTETRLPTTAPGNGTKYELLSTSTTTRRTTSKNNRRTTSTTVRTTKAPQKVQQKDDLQTTTEYQEFTTFQYVQSSKNPAGSSSPTSNKRPSARPSPSLATQDNRVSTTRTTTYKPYKTRRPTTNKTSTVRPPNRRPAQPLTTTTEAPTTTPPSTTRKVSGQNTRHPTTSSTIASRKPPSSIAASQTQTTIASRRPATTQSTPKPESTTPSVTYSRRPTTSPSLVPLTKPTTNRRRPTTTTTTTTKTTVPATTSSETTRAPRPRPKPTSQVATVPATSLDHLVETHSSSSEATSSSAVPSSSTSKPTYPSTTVKVTQPTTPTPTPTPASSTTRSTQSEPSVQSSTIKGPEAPINLGDSEDLASLSRPGLVTWTSILEDTPTERPSSNQGTSSTTDAWSSSKRPPAVDVSSTTETMLVLRETTTAAEESIESATEGSGEEESGSGSEEGSSEEEEEEEGEEGEEGTDESEETTDATTASIENATDATQHKQTNESTTPVTSSSTASSTSAAPSSSSSSSSSSSPSTVSSTSLVPSTMTASTLSPVSISTTSTSSSSPSTMSTSNNVTTPTSAPVTSDRGPTTTQGTSTTGMPIKFPEQPASNQTALPTTTTLAMLANVTTDGVTLAPDFLTTSTLPTLEGIDYRSVCGKRMFPEPRIVGGTKAAFGRWPWQISLRQWRTSTYLHKCGAALLNENWAITAAHCVDNVPPSDLLLRLGEYDLALEEEPYGYQERRVQIVASHPQFDPRTFEYDLALLRFYEPVVFQPNIIPVCVPENDENFIGRTAFVTGWGRLYEDGPLPSVLQEVTVPVIENKICETMYRSAGYIEHIPHIFICAGWKKGGYDSCEGDSGGPMVIQRTDKRFLLAGVISWGIGCAEPNQPGVYTRISEFRDWINQILQF